A window of the Cryptosporangium minutisporangium genome harbors these coding sequences:
- a CDS encoding tRNA (adenine-N1)-methyltransferase has translation MSDTTSSGGRPQRPVGASRRGPFAPGDRVQLTDPKGRLHTVVLEAGKAFHTHRGALAHDDLIGKPEGIVVQASSGTQYLALRPLLADFVLSMPRGAQVIYPKDAAQIVAMGDIFPGARVLEAGAGSGALTCSLLRAVGEHGAVYSYERREDFADIARVNVERFFGGPHPAWSLTVGDVADATGLEVDRVILDMLSPWEVLPTVAPALVPGGVLIAYVATTTQLSATVEALREHGSFTEPRSWETLVRDWHVDGLAVRPDHRMVAHTAFLVSSRRLSDGVVAPRRQRKPSKGAEAYQALRAGKPDPSAPAPAAPKIPTAPESPTPPGSPAAPESPAADV, from the coding sequence GTGAGCGATACCACTTCATCGGGCGGTCGGCCGCAGCGGCCGGTCGGCGCGAGTCGTCGAGGACCGTTCGCTCCCGGTGACAGAGTGCAGCTCACCGACCCCAAGGGTCGGTTGCACACCGTGGTCTTGGAGGCCGGCAAGGCGTTCCACACCCACCGCGGCGCGCTGGCCCACGACGATCTGATCGGCAAGCCCGAGGGCATCGTCGTGCAGGCCAGTTCCGGCACTCAGTACCTGGCGTTGCGTCCGCTGCTCGCCGACTTCGTGCTATCGATGCCGCGCGGCGCCCAGGTGATCTACCCGAAGGACGCGGCTCAGATCGTCGCGATGGGCGACATTTTTCCGGGCGCCCGCGTGCTCGAAGCGGGTGCCGGCTCGGGTGCGCTGACCTGCTCGCTGCTGCGGGCGGTGGGGGAGCACGGCGCGGTCTACTCCTACGAGCGCCGCGAGGACTTCGCCGACATCGCCCGGGTCAACGTCGAGCGGTTCTTCGGCGGTCCGCACCCGGCCTGGTCGTTGACGGTGGGTGACGTCGCCGACGCGACCGGCCTCGAGGTCGACCGGGTGATCCTCGACATGCTCTCGCCGTGGGAGGTGCTGCCGACGGTGGCGCCCGCGCTGGTGCCCGGTGGCGTCCTGATCGCCTACGTGGCGACGACGACGCAGCTCTCGGCTACCGTCGAGGCGCTCCGTGAGCACGGATCGTTCACCGAGCCGCGGTCGTGGGAGACGCTCGTCCGCGATTGGCACGTCGACGGGCTGGCGGTGCGGCCCGACCATCGGATGGTGGCGCACACCGCGTTCCTGGTGAGCAGCCGGCGTCTGAGTGACGGAGTGGTGGCGCCGCGGCGTCAGCGCAAGCCGTCCAAGGGCGCGGAGGCCTACCAGGCGCTGCGGGCCGGCAAGCCCGACCCGTCCGCGCCCGCCCCCGCGGCCCCGAAGATCCCCACGGCGCCCGAGAGCCCCACGCCGCCCGGAAGCCCTGCGGCGCCGGAAAGCCCGGCAGCCGACGTCTGA
- a CDS encoding ferredoxin, translated as MSESAGAEAPLRVWVDQDLCTGDGLCVQYAPEVFEFDIDGLAYVKGDDGELRTTKGEQVTVPIRLRLDVIDSAKECPGECIHVVREGDGVEVAGPSA; from the coding sequence GTGTCCGAGAGTGCGGGCGCCGAGGCGCCGCTGCGGGTCTGGGTCGACCAGGACCTGTGCACCGGCGACGGCCTCTGCGTCCAGTACGCGCCGGAGGTCTTCGAGTTCGACATCGACGGGCTCGCCTACGTGAAGGGCGACGACGGGGAGCTGCGCACCACCAAGGGTGAGCAGGTCACCGTGCCCATCCGGCTCCGGCTGGACGTCATCGACTCGGCCAAGGAGTGCCCGGGCGAGTGCATTCACGTGGTCCGCGAGGGCGACGGTGTCGAGGTGGCCGGGCCGTCCGCGTAG
- the arc gene encoding proteasome ATPase, with translation MNTDRDDAHGSARREAEVRDLTAQVDFLQEEVQLLRRKLTEGPRHVRTLEDRLATAQATISRLTEQNDKLASTLREARTQIVALKEEIDRLAQPPSGYGVFLAAHDDGTVDVFTGGRKLRVAVSPSVELETLRRGQEVMLNDALNVVQALGVERAGEVVTLKELLYDEQNVADRALVLSRADEERVVYLAHTLDEVQLRAGDALLLEPRSAYAYERIPKSEVEELVLEEVPDIDYTSIGGLSSQIEQIRDAVELPFLHADLFREHELRPPKGVLLYGPPGCGKTLIAKAVANSLAKKVAEVRGDTGTNAGKSFFLNIKGPELLNKYVGETERHIRLIFQRAREKASGGTPVIVFFDEMDSIFRTRGSGVSSDVENTIVPQLLSEIDGVEGLENVIVIGASNREDMIDPAILRPGRLDVKIKIERPDAEAAKDIFSKYITGGVPIHPEDVAANGGSRQATLDAMIQGVVERMYTETEENRFLEVTYANGDKEVLYFKDFNSGAMIQNIVDRAKKMAIKDFLTLNQKGVRMQHLLDACVDEFRENEDLPNTTNPDDWARISGKKGERIVYIRTLVSGGKGSEAGRSIDTATNTGQYL, from the coding sequence GTGAACACAGACCGAGACGACGCGCACGGCAGCGCGCGGCGCGAGGCGGAGGTCCGCGATCTCACGGCCCAGGTGGACTTCCTCCAGGAGGAAGTCCAGCTCCTGCGCCGCAAGCTCACGGAAGGGCCCCGGCACGTCCGGACCCTCGAGGATCGTCTTGCCACCGCGCAAGCCACGATCTCTCGCCTCACCGAACAGAACGACAAACTGGCCTCGACCCTCAGAGAAGCGCGGACCCAGATCGTCGCGCTCAAAGAGGAGATCGACCGGTTGGCCCAGCCGCCCAGCGGCTACGGGGTCTTCCTGGCCGCACACGACGACGGAACCGTCGACGTGTTCACCGGTGGCCGCAAACTGCGGGTCGCCGTCTCCCCGTCGGTGGAGCTCGAAACGCTCCGCCGCGGCCAAGAGGTCATGCTCAACGATGCCCTCAACGTCGTACAGGCCCTCGGTGTGGAGCGGGCCGGCGAAGTAGTGACGCTCAAGGAACTCCTCTACGACGAGCAGAACGTCGCGGACCGGGCACTGGTGCTCTCCCGCGCCGACGAGGAGCGTGTCGTCTACCTGGCGCACACCCTCGACGAGGTGCAGCTGCGGGCGGGTGACGCGCTGCTGCTCGAGCCGCGCTCGGCCTACGCCTACGAACGCATCCCGAAGTCCGAGGTCGAGGAGCTCGTGCTGGAGGAGGTCCCGGACATCGACTACACGTCGATCGGTGGCCTTTCCTCCCAGATCGAGCAGATCCGGGACGCGGTGGAGTTGCCGTTCCTGCACGCGGACCTGTTCCGCGAGCACGAGCTGCGGCCGCCGAAGGGCGTCCTGCTCTACGGCCCGCCCGGCTGCGGTAAGACGCTCATCGCCAAGGCGGTGGCGAACTCGCTGGCCAAGAAGGTGGCCGAGGTGCGCGGCGACACCGGCACGAACGCCGGCAAGTCGTTCTTCCTCAACATCAAGGGCCCGGAGCTGCTCAACAAGTACGTCGGCGAGACCGAGCGACACATCCGGCTGATCTTCCAGCGGGCCCGTGAGAAGGCGTCCGGCGGCACCCCGGTGATCGTGTTCTTCGACGAGATGGACTCGATCTTCCGGACCCGTGGCTCCGGCGTCTCCTCGGACGTCGAGAACACGATCGTTCCCCAGCTCCTGTCCGAGATCGACGGTGTCGAGGGCCTGGAGAACGTCATCGTGATCGGCGCGTCCAACCGCGAGGACATGATCGACCCGGCGATCCTGCGGCCGGGTCGGCTCGACGTCAAGATCAAGATCGAGCGTCCGGACGCCGAAGCGGCGAAGGACATCTTCAGCAAGTACATCACCGGCGGGGTGCCGATCCACCCCGAGGACGTGGCCGCCAACGGTGGCTCGCGGCAGGCGACCCTGGACGCGATGATCCAGGGCGTCGTGGAGCGGATGTACACCGAGACCGAGGAGAACCGCTTCCTCGAGGTGACGTACGCCAACGGTGACAAGGAAGTCCTGTACTTCAAGGACTTCAACTCCGGCGCGATGATCCAGAACATCGTCGACCGGGCGAAGAAGATGGCGATCAAGGACTTCCTGACGCTCAACCAGAAGGGCGTCCGGATGCAGCACCTGTTGGACGCCTGCGTCGATGAGTTCCGGGAGAACGAAGACCTCCCGAACACGACCAACCCGGACGACTGGGCCCGGATCTCCGGCAAGAAGGGTGAGCGGATCGTGTACATCCGCACGCTCGTCTCCGGTGGCAAGGGCAGCGAGGCGGGGCGGTCGATCGACACCGCGACCAATACGGGACAGTATCTCTGA
- a CDS encoding ArnT family glycosyltransferase yields the protein MRTISRRLAAALPLRGWLLLGLLYVLAVGLALITNAQFGPDSRIYLAWTYWYLGHPQAEAAQLSYNYLWDNSGLRDCWSCWPDDYHEKFFTGQYAAVVGPRVLLPFLSAPFVALFGPMGMLVVPMVGYALAVIATVLLASRLWGQRWALLAGTVLLLPVYVSRWSVVAHTEGPAFALLAVPLLLLPLAKRVTRKHLIAYAALVGVGMLNRQFAIALPVAVGFAWLLVAVRDRKFRNVWLPFAFWGNLVGFGVLLAQMLITPMIFGGEELSLTAHFNQLSTTYFQTSGVAALPEVTWNIITSDLLRVRYDLVLMALLVTVTVAVVWRFRSELSALAAGAFLSVSAINIVEFWPASFRYHAPIVPLLVLATVALLADLWGPIRRRPSRSTETEPRPPANRLPTAPVAAAAATARPARRWTPDRRGLRWVGTLPLHAWLVIGVLLTLTFAELQDRTWHYGPSSLYHLAWSYRILGHSPAEATALTYDGLHNEQFFDSGCGGPCWEYGDYWIYQHATSADPNVVYPLLSAPFVSFLGPAGLLVVPVIALLVATAMLTVFAARRWGAAAATLTAVGFLLTDRIAVAGLAGTADMLAIALAIGCLFTLPLDGPRSRRALAAFGVLLVLALASRSTSIALVGAVGMAWLCASWSARTLRNRWWPYASVAGLAAMGIVLLGQVNRIVDARYLGRAREVISEGTGGVVGSIGDRISDMTSVDGTYIAADALLCAVLLVTVIAAPMRTFRDPLAALALGGGVVSVLLGLLVGVPSGARQFSTVYPLFLLTSVGVVASLVSRLRPRMPDSGPATEPSPTEPSPTEPASTEPPDAVEPAPEPGAAAPEETAPEPVPAVVAVASADSGLVDPFPTAGVALTDDDPRTALHLPARPGTGP from the coding sequence ATGAGGACGATCTCCCGCCGGCTCGCGGCGGCGCTCCCACTCCGCGGCTGGCTGCTCCTCGGGCTGCTGTACGTGCTCGCGGTGGGGCTGGCGCTGATCACCAACGCCCAGTTCGGGCCGGATTCGCGGATCTACCTGGCCTGGACCTACTGGTACCTGGGCCATCCGCAGGCCGAGGCGGCGCAGCTCTCCTACAACTACCTGTGGGACAACAGCGGCCTCCGCGACTGCTGGTCCTGCTGGCCGGACGACTACCACGAGAAGTTCTTCACCGGGCAGTACGCGGCGGTCGTCGGGCCGCGGGTGCTGCTGCCGTTCCTCTCCGCGCCGTTCGTCGCGCTGTTCGGGCCGATGGGCATGCTCGTCGTCCCGATGGTCGGGTACGCGCTGGCGGTGATCGCCACCGTGCTGCTGGCGTCCCGGCTCTGGGGCCAGCGCTGGGCGCTGCTCGCCGGCACGGTGCTGCTGCTACCGGTCTACGTGTCCCGGTGGAGCGTCGTCGCGCACACCGAAGGGCCGGCGTTCGCGCTGCTGGCCGTGCCGCTCCTGTTGCTGCCACTGGCCAAGCGGGTGACGCGGAAGCACCTGATCGCCTACGCCGCCCTGGTCGGCGTCGGCATGCTCAACCGGCAGTTCGCGATCGCGCTGCCGGTGGCGGTCGGGTTCGCCTGGCTGCTGGTCGCGGTGCGGGACCGGAAGTTCCGCAACGTCTGGCTGCCGTTCGCGTTCTGGGGCAACCTGGTCGGCTTCGGCGTCCTGCTGGCGCAGATGCTGATCACGCCGATGATCTTCGGCGGCGAGGAACTGTCGCTGACCGCGCACTTCAACCAGCTCTCCACCACGTACTTCCAGACCTCCGGTGTCGCCGCGCTGCCGGAGGTCACCTGGAACATCATCACGTCCGACCTGCTCCGCGTCCGGTACGACCTGGTGCTGATGGCGCTGCTGGTGACGGTGACCGTCGCGGTGGTGTGGCGCTTCCGCAGCGAACTGTCGGCGCTGGCGGCCGGTGCGTTCCTCTCGGTCTCGGCGATCAACATCGTCGAGTTCTGGCCGGCCTCGTTCCGGTACCACGCGCCGATCGTCCCCCTGCTGGTGCTGGCCACCGTCGCGTTGCTGGCCGACCTGTGGGGACCGATCCGGCGGAGACCGTCCCGGTCGACCGAGACCGAGCCGCGGCCGCCCGCGAACCGACTACCGACGGCCCCGGTCGCGGCGGCCGCCGCGACCGCCCGTCCGGCCCGCCGCTGGACCCCCGATCGGCGCGGTCTGCGCTGGGTGGGGACGTTGCCGCTGCACGCGTGGCTGGTGATCGGCGTCCTGCTCACGCTGACCTTCGCGGAGCTGCAGGACCGCACCTGGCACTACGGCCCCAGCAGCCTCTACCACCTGGCCTGGTCGTACCGGATCCTCGGCCACTCACCGGCCGAGGCCACCGCGCTGACCTACGACGGGCTGCACAACGAGCAGTTCTTCGACTCCGGTTGCGGCGGCCCGTGCTGGGAGTACGGCGACTACTGGATCTACCAGCACGCCACCTCGGCCGATCCGAACGTCGTCTACCCGCTGCTGTCGGCGCCGTTCGTGAGCTTCCTCGGCCCGGCCGGGCTGCTGGTCGTCCCGGTGATCGCGCTGCTGGTCGCCACCGCGATGCTGACCGTCTTCGCGGCCCGCCGCTGGGGCGCGGCGGCGGCGACGCTCACCGCGGTGGGGTTCCTGCTCACCGACCGGATCGCGGTCGCCGGCCTGGCCGGCACCGCGGACATGCTCGCGATCGCGCTGGCGATCGGCTGCCTGTTCACGCTCCCGCTGGACGGGCCACGGAGCCGACGGGCGCTGGCCGCGTTCGGTGTGCTGCTCGTGCTCGCTCTGGCCAGCCGGTCGACGTCGATCGCGCTGGTCGGCGCCGTCGGGATGGCGTGGCTCTGCGCGAGCTGGTCCGCGCGCACGCTCCGCAACCGCTGGTGGCCCTACGCGAGCGTGGCCGGGCTCGCGGCGATGGGCATCGTGCTGCTCGGCCAGGTCAACCGGATCGTCGACGCCCGCTACCTCGGGCGCGCCCGCGAGGTGATCTCCGAGGGCACCGGCGGCGTCGTCGGCTCGATCGGCGACCGGATCTCCGACATGACGTCGGTGGACGGCACCTACATCGCCGCGGACGCCCTGCTCTGCGCCGTGCTGCTGGTGACGGTCATCGCGGCACCGATGCGGACGTTCCGCGACCCCCTGGCGGCCCTGGCGCTCGGCGGCGGTGTGGTCAGCGTCCTGCTCGGGCTGCTGGTCGGGGTGCCGTCGGGCGCGCGGCAGTTCAGCACCGTCTACCCGCTGTTCCTGCTGACGTCGGTCGGCGTGGTGGCGTCGCTGGTGAGCCGATTGCGTCCGCGGATGCCGGACAGCGGCCCCGCGACCGAGCCCTCGCCGACCGAGCCCTCGCCGACCGAGCCCGCGTCGACCGAGCCGCCGGACGCGGTCGAACCCGCGCCCGAGCCGGGCGCCGCGGCGCCGGAGGAGACCGCGCCGGAGCCGGTACCGGCCGTCGTCGCGGTCGCGAGCGCGGATTCCGGCCTAGTGGATCCCTTCCCGACGGCCGGGGTCGCACTGACCGACGACGACCCGCGCACCGCACTCCACCTGCCCGCACGCCCCGGGACCGGCCCGTGA
- the dop gene encoding depupylase/deamidase Dop → MSARRIMGTEIEYGISVPGQPGANPMVTSSQIVNAYGARNDPSRSGRARWDYEEESPLRDARGFNYGGALYDPAEALADEDLGLANVILTNGARLYVDHAHPEYSTPEVTNPRDVVLFDKAGERVMAEASRRAATVPGAPPINLYKNNTDNKGASYGAHENYLMRRRTPFSEIVTHLTPFFVTRQVVCGAGRVGIGQDGSGTGFQISQRSDFFEVEVGLETTLKRPIINTRDEPHADAEKYRRLHVIIGDANLSEIATYLKVGTTALVLSLIEDKVLPGDLALAEPVSDLRAVSHDPGLQHKVSLRDGRKMTALDIQEIYCERARQYVADRYGDDVDPITADVLERWESVLDRLRRDPMLCATELDWVAKLRLLEGYRDRDNLGWDSPRLALVDLQYHDVRPEKGLYHRLVARGAMKRLLKDDEVIRAMLKPPTDTRAYFRGRCLEKYGASVVAASWDSLIFDVGRESLVRVPMLEPERGTLQHVGNLLDRCDSAVELLDALTGPNR, encoded by the coding sequence ATGAGCGCGCGACGAATCATGGGCACCGAGATCGAGTACGGCATCTCGGTCCCCGGCCAGCCCGGCGCCAACCCGATGGTCACCTCGTCCCAGATCGTGAACGCGTACGGGGCGCGCAACGACCCGTCCCGCTCCGGTCGGGCCAGATGGGACTACGAGGAGGAATCGCCGCTGCGCGACGCCCGCGGGTTCAACTACGGCGGGGCGCTCTACGACCCCGCGGAGGCCCTGGCCGATGAGGACCTCGGCCTGGCCAACGTCATCCTGACCAACGGCGCCCGGCTCTACGTCGATCACGCCCACCCGGAGTACTCGACGCCCGAGGTGACCAACCCGCGCGACGTCGTGCTCTTCGACAAGGCGGGCGAGCGGGTGATGGCCGAGGCGTCCCGGCGGGCGGCCACCGTGCCCGGCGCACCGCCGATCAACCTGTACAAGAACAACACCGACAACAAGGGCGCCTCCTACGGCGCGCACGAGAACTACCTCATGCGCCGCCGGACGCCGTTCAGCGAGATCGTCACGCACCTGACGCCGTTTTTCGTCACCCGCCAGGTGGTCTGCGGCGCGGGCCGGGTGGGGATCGGTCAGGACGGCTCGGGAACCGGGTTCCAGATCAGCCAGCGCTCCGACTTCTTCGAAGTCGAGGTCGGTCTGGAGACGACGCTCAAGCGTCCGATCATCAACACCCGGGACGAGCCGCACGCGGACGCGGAGAAGTACCGCCGGCTGCACGTCATCATCGGCGACGCGAACCTGTCCGAGATCGCGACGTACCTCAAGGTCGGCACGACCGCGCTGGTGCTCAGCCTGATCGAGGACAAGGTCCTCCCGGGGGACCTGGCGCTCGCCGAGCCGGTCTCCGACCTGCGGGCCGTGTCGCACGACCCGGGCCTGCAGCACAAGGTCAGCCTCCGCGACGGCCGGAAGATGACCGCGCTGGACATCCAGGAGATCTACTGCGAGCGGGCCCGGCAGTACGTGGCCGACCGCTACGGCGACGACGTCGACCCGATCACCGCCGACGTGCTCGAACGGTGGGAGTCGGTGCTCGACCGGCTCCGCCGCGACCCGATGCTCTGCGCTACCGAGCTGGACTGGGTGGCGAAGCTGCGGTTGCTCGAGGGCTACCGCGACCGCGACAACCTGGGCTGGGACTCGCCCCGGCTGGCGCTGGTCGACCTGCAGTACCACGACGTCCGGCCGGAGAAGGGCCTCTACCACCGGCTGGTCGCCCGCGGTGCGATGAAGCGGCTGCTGAAGGACGACGAGGTCATCCGCGCGATGCTCAAGCCGCCGACCGACACCAGGGCCTACTTCCGCGGACGCTGCCTGGAGAAGTACGGCGCGTCGGTGGTGGCCGCCAGCTGGGACTCGCTCATCTTCGACGTGGGGCGGGAGTCGCTGGTGCGCGTCCCGATGCTCGAGCCGGAGCGTGGCACGCTGCAACACGTCGGAAACCTGCTCGATCGGTGCGACAGCGCCGTCGAGCTCCTGGACGCACTGACGGGCCCGAACCGCTAA
- a CDS encoding ubiquitin-like protein Pup: protein MSTRDSGGQSQSSRARQDVDEVEAVEANPEVAERVEELTEDVDSMLDEIDSVLEENAEEFVRGYVQKGGE from the coding sequence ATGAGCACGAGGGATAGCGGCGGACAGTCGCAGAGCAGCCGGGCCCGGCAGGACGTCGACGAGGTCGAGGCAGTCGAGGCGAATCCTGAGGTCGCCGAGCGGGTCGAGGAGCTGACCGAGGACGTCGACTCGATGCTCGACGAGATCGACTCGGTGCTCGAGGAGAACGCGGAGGAGTTCGTCCGCGGCTACGTGCAGAAGGGCGGCGAGTAG
- the prcB gene encoding proteasome subunit beta, with the protein MATGLGASGRFSNLFTAPGGSSFTEFLNLTAPELLPGRRPLPPGDHGAIAPHGTTIVAATYTGGVVMGGDRRATQGNMIAQRDIEKVFPTDAYSVAGIAGTAGIAIEMIRLYQVELEHYEKIEGTPLTLDAKANRLSIMIRGNLGAALQGLAVVPLFAGYDLDAIDPAKAGRIFGFDVTGGCWEDRGYSSVGSGSVFAKSALKKLWKPGLDETGAVRVLVESLYDAADDDSATGGPDLIRKLYPILTVVDAEGVRRLTDDEVGAVVAEVIADRTANPGV; encoded by the coding sequence GTGGCAACGGGTCTTGGTGCTTCCGGCCGTTTCTCGAACCTGTTCACCGCGCCAGGGGGGTCGTCGTTCACCGAGTTCCTCAACCTGACAGCGCCCGAGTTGCTCCCGGGGCGGCGTCCGTTGCCGCCGGGTGACCACGGCGCGATCGCGCCGCACGGCACGACGATCGTGGCCGCGACCTACACCGGTGGTGTGGTCATGGGCGGCGACCGCCGGGCCACCCAGGGCAACATGATCGCCCAGCGCGACATCGAGAAGGTCTTCCCGACCGACGCGTACTCGGTCGCGGGCATCGCCGGTACGGCCGGCATCGCGATCGAGATGATCCGGCTCTACCAGGTGGAGCTGGAGCACTACGAGAAGATCGAGGGCACCCCGCTGACCCTCGACGCCAAGGCCAACCGCCTGTCGATCATGATCCGCGGCAACCTGGGCGCCGCGCTGCAGGGCCTCGCGGTGGTCCCGCTCTTCGCCGGGTACGACCTCGACGCGATCGACCCGGCTAAGGCTGGTCGCATCTTCGGGTTCGACGTCACCGGCGGGTGCTGGGAAGACCGCGGCTACTCCTCGGTCGGCTCGGGCTCGGTGTTCGCGAAGTCCGCGCTGAAGAAGCTCTGGAAGCCGGGGCTGGACGAGACCGGTGCCGTCCGCGTCCTGGTGGAGTCGCTCTACGACGCGGCCGACGACGACTCGGCGACCGGCGGTCCCGACCTCATCCGCAAGCTCTACCCGATCCTGACCGTCGTCGACGCCGAGGGCGTCCGGCGGCTGACCGACGACGAGGTCGGCGCGGTAGTGGCCGAGGTGATCGCCGACCGTACGGCGAACCCGGGCGTCTGA
- the prcA gene encoding proteasome subunit alpha yields the protein MAMQFYASPEQLMRDRSEFARKGIARGRSVVVLSYAGGVLFVAENTSNALHKVSEIYDRIGFAAVGKYNEFEALRQGGVRYADLRGYSYDRRDVTARGLVNAFAQQLGAIFGEQSKPFEVEVCVAQVGAEAAADELYRLTYDGSVSDEPGFVAMGGQSEAIASTLRERHDTELDLRATLKIAVDALASIGGENGNPRTISAAQLEVAVLDRTRPGRAFRRLIGAALEGLLASETTSGDAESEASSEAAESAGDTDSAESSDS from the coding sequence GTGGCCATGCAGTTCTATGCCTCGCCCGAGCAGCTCATGCGCGACCGCTCGGAGTTCGCGCGCAAGGGGATCGCGCGCGGTCGCAGTGTGGTCGTGCTCAGCTACGCCGGGGGCGTGCTGTTCGTCGCCGAGAACACGTCCAACGCGCTCCACAAGGTCAGCGAGATCTACGACCGCATCGGCTTCGCCGCGGTCGGTAAGTACAACGAGTTCGAGGCCCTGCGCCAGGGCGGCGTCCGCTACGCCGACCTGCGGGGCTACTCCTACGACCGCCGCGACGTGACCGCACGGGGCCTGGTCAACGCCTTCGCGCAGCAGCTCGGTGCGATCTTCGGTGAGCAGTCGAAGCCGTTCGAGGTCGAGGTCTGCGTCGCGCAGGTCGGGGCCGAGGCCGCGGCGGACGAGCTCTACCGGCTCACCTACGACGGCTCGGTCAGCGACGAGCCGGGCTTCGTCGCGATGGGCGGGCAGTCCGAGGCGATCGCCTCCACCCTGCGCGAGCGGCACGACACCGAGCTCGACCTGCGGGCGACGCTGAAGATCGCGGTCGACGCGCTGGCGTCGATCGGCGGCGAGAACGGGAACCCGCGGACGATCTCCGCGGCTCAGCTCGAGGTCGCGGTCCTCGACCGCACCCGGCCGGGCCGGGCGTTCCGCCGGCTCATCGGTGCGGCCCTGGAGGGCCTGCTCGCCTCCGAAACCACGTCGGGGGACGCTGAGAGCGAGGCGTCGTCCGAGGCTGCGGAGTCAGCTGGGGACACCGACTCCGCGGAGTCGTCGGACTCCTGA
- a CDS encoding helix-turn-helix transcriptional regulator, which produces MRADRLLSLLLLIQTRGRMTAQELADELEVSVRTVYRDVEALSAAGVPLYADRGPAGGYQLVDGYRTKLTGLTIDQAESLFLVGMPGPAAALGLGTELAATELKLLAALPGELRTRAERMRERFHLDAPGWFREAEHVPHLGSLADAVWNQRRIRARYRRWRAPREVERVWDPLGVVLKAGVWYFVARTVPESGDSEVRAYKVSHLLDVEALPERFERPEGFDLAEYWQEWTQRFERNLIRGTAEVRLSPQGLERLQHLLGGPAMVQAARANAEPPDEDGWLRTAIPVEHLRKAHGDFLALGADVEVLGPPELRTMIVGTVKALAARYC; this is translated from the coding sequence GTGCGTGCCGACCGACTGCTCTCGCTGCTCCTGCTGATCCAGACGCGGGGGCGGATGACCGCGCAGGAGCTCGCGGACGAGCTGGAGGTCTCGGTACGCACGGTGTACCGGGACGTCGAGGCACTCAGCGCGGCCGGGGTACCGCTCTACGCCGACCGCGGGCCGGCGGGCGGCTACCAGCTGGTGGACGGTTACCGGACGAAGCTCACCGGCCTCACCATCGATCAGGCGGAGTCGCTGTTCCTGGTGGGCATGCCCGGCCCCGCCGCCGCGCTCGGGCTCGGCACCGAGCTGGCCGCGACCGAGCTCAAGCTGCTGGCCGCGCTGCCGGGTGAGCTCCGTACCCGAGCCGAACGGATGCGGGAGCGTTTCCACCTCGACGCGCCGGGCTGGTTCCGGGAGGCCGAGCACGTACCGCACCTCGGGTCGCTCGCCGACGCGGTGTGGAACCAGCGCCGCATCCGGGCGCGCTACCGGCGCTGGCGGGCACCCCGTGAGGTGGAGCGCGTGTGGGACCCGCTGGGCGTCGTCCTGAAGGCGGGGGTGTGGTATTTCGTGGCCCGCACGGTGCCGGAGTCCGGGGACTCCGAGGTGCGGGCGTACAAGGTGTCGCACCTGCTCGACGTGGAGGCGCTACCGGAGCGGTTCGAGCGCCCCGAGGGGTTCGACCTGGCCGAGTACTGGCAGGAGTGGACGCAGCGGTTCGAGCGCAACCTGATCCGGGGGACCGCGGAGGTCCGGCTCTCGCCGCAAGGGCTGGAGCGGTTGCAGCACCTCCTCGGGGGCCCTGCCATGGTGCAGGCTGCCCGGGCGAACGCCGAGCCCCCGGACGAGGACGGCTGGTTGCGCACCGCGATTCCGGTCGAGCACCTCCGCAAGGCGCACGGCGACTTCCTGGCGCTCGGCGCGGACGTCGAGGTGCTCGGCCCACCGGAGTTGCGCACGATGATCGTCGGCACGGTGAAGGCGCTCGCAGCCCGGTACTGCTGA